A window of the Trichoplusia ni isolate ovarian cell line Hi5 chromosome 4, tn1, whole genome shotgun sequence genome harbors these coding sequences:
- the LOC113493219 gene encoding alpha-tocopherol transfer protein-like, giving the protein MEVQFGSDGIPFVTWGDNKIMLELTPVDDGSSIEKAKTELRETPEVVENALVELRKLLKKETSLFIPIERDDFLMKFLRPCKFYPESALKKIEAYYKFRQHYADYCTDLLPSNIQSPFQHSIISILAPRDQHGRRIILVESGERWNPQDVPLKEVFRGIQMGLEGAMAEPQTQICGVISVFDMKGLSFKHIMQFTPSYAKMVLEWIQECVPIRVKAVHIINQPYIFNMLFAIFKPFMREKLRSRIHFHGSNMNSLMEHVDPKALRKRHGGLLPEPEITGEVLWKMLRHYEEEYKLANSYGYIKNVNNNSKIAKAH; this is encoded by the exons atggagGTCCAATTCGGTTCTGATGGAATCCCTTTTGTGACGTGGGGcgacaataaaataatgctgGAGCTTACCCCGGTCGACGATGGATCTAGTATAGAAAAAGCTAAGACAGAATTAAGAGAAACTCCGGAAGTCGTAGAGAATGCTTTGGTTGAGTTGCGGAAACTTTTGAAAA AAGAGACATCGCTTTTTATTCCGATTGAGCGCGACGATTTTCTAATGAAGTTCCTCAGACCATGCAAGTTCTACCCCGAAAGTGCTTTGAAAAAG ATTGAAGCATACTACAAGTTCAGACAGCACTACGCAGATTACTGTACAGATTTACTCCCGTCAAACATTCAGTCTCCGTTCCAACATTCAATCATCTCGATCTTGGCTCCGCGCGACCAGCACGGACGGAGGATCATCCTTGTGGAATCTGGAG AGCGATGGAACCCTCAGGATGTGCCTCTGAAGGAAGTGTTCCGTGGCATCCAGATGGGGCTGGAGGGAGCCATGGCCGAGCCACAGACCCAGATCTGCGGCGTCATCAGCGTGTTTGACATGAAGGGGCTCTCCTTCAAACACATCATGCAGTTCACACCGTCTTACGCGAAAATGGTGCTCGAATGGATACAG GAATGCGTGCCGATCCGCGTCAAGGCGGTCCACATAATTAACCAGCCGTACATCTTCAACATGCTGTTCGCGATCTTCAAACCTTTCATGAGGGAGAAGTTGAGATCCCGCATACACTTCCACGGGAGCAACATGAACTCTTTAATGGAGCATGTGGATCCTAAAGCGCTGAGGAAACGACACGGCGGGCTCCTGCCTGAACCGGAGATCACGGGCGAAGTGCTGTGGAAGATGCTGCGCCATTACGAGGAGGAATATAAAT tggCGAACTCCTACGGCTACATCAAGAACGTGAACAATAACAGTAAGATTGCCAAGGCTCATTGA